Proteins encoded within one genomic window of Candidatus Nezhaarchaeales archaeon:
- the lysW/argW gene encoding alpha-aminoadipate/glutamate carrier protein LysW/ArgW, whose translation MKVKCPECDGEINVPEDVVVGEIISCPDCGREYEVYEVSPNGVSIRPAEVEGEDWGQ comes from the coding sequence TTGAAGGTTAAATGCCCCGAATGTGATGGCGAGATTAACGTCCCCGAGGACGTAGTAGTGGGTGAAATCATCTCATGCCCTGATTGCGGCCGTGAGTACGAAGTGTACGAAGTAAGCCCGAACGGAGTATCCATAAGGCCAGCCGAGGTTGAAGGTGAAGATTGGGGCCAGTAA
- a CDS encoding argininosuccinate synthase, producing MKPVKVVLAFSGGLDTSVMVKWLQEKYQAEVITVTLDLGQREDLKPIEEKAGMLGVLKHYSMDVREEFAEGYIALAIRANALYEGKYPVSTALSRPLIAKKLVEVAKKEDANAIAHGCTGKGNDQVRIEVTVKALAPDLKVIAPIREWGLTREQEYEYAKRHGIPIKATSSLYSIDQNLWGRSVECGPLEDPSQEPPEDAFEWTTPPEKAPNTPEYVTLSFEDGLPVAINGERLKLAELISRLNVLAGRHGVGRIDHVEDRLVGIKSREVYECPAAVCILEAHKDLEKLTLTKHELFFKELVDSQWSNLVYNGLWEDPLRKDLDAFIAESQSRVNGDVRLKLFKGSVKVVGRTSPNSLYELKLATYEAWSTFDQSWAKGFIELWGLQTGIANRMVKRKVDYWKS from the coding sequence GTGAAGCCGGTGAAGGTAGTACTCGCCTTTTCAGGGGGTTTAGATACCAGCGTTATGGTGAAATGGCTTCAGGAGAAGTATCAAGCCGAGGTTATTACGGTTACCTTGGATCTAGGGCAGCGTGAGGATTTAAAGCCCATTGAGGAGAAGGCGGGGATGCTCGGAGTTTTAAAACACTACTCAATGGACGTTAGGGAGGAGTTCGCGGAAGGCTACATAGCGCTAGCCATTAGGGCTAACGCGCTCTACGAAGGTAAATACCCCGTTAGTACCGCTCTTTCAAGGCCTTTAATCGCTAAGAAGCTCGTCGAAGTCGCTAAGAAGGAGGACGCTAACGCGATAGCCCATGGATGCACCGGTAAGGGTAATGACCAGGTACGTATAGAGGTTACCGTTAAAGCGTTAGCTCCAGACCTAAAGGTTATAGCGCCTATACGTGAATGGGGCCTTACTAGGGAGCAGGAGTATGAATACGCTAAGAGGCACGGGATCCCGATTAAAGCTACGAGTAGCCTTTACAGTATAGATCAAAACCTCTGGGGTCGATCCGTGGAATGCGGCCCGCTCGAGGATCCAAGCCAAGAGCCGCCCGAAGACGCCTTCGAATGGACAACGCCGCCTGAGAAAGCGCCTAATACGCCTGAGTACGTAACGTTAAGCTTCGAGGATGGGCTACCCGTAGCTATTAACGGTGAACGTTTAAAGCTAGCGGAGCTTATAAGTAGGCTAAACGTATTGGCCGGTAGGCACGGCGTTGGAAGGATAGACCACGTGGAGGATCGACTAGTAGGTATAAAATCGCGTGAAGTATATGAGTGTCCAGCGGCAGTCTGCATCTTAGAGGCTCATAAGGACCTTGAGAAGCTTACACTAACAAAGCATGAGTTATTCTTTAAGGAGCTCGTCGACAGTCAATGGTCCAACCTGGTCTATAACGGCCTCTGGGAGGACCCGTTAAGGAAGGACCTCGACGCCTTCATAGCTGAGAGCCAAAGCCGCGTAAACGGCGACGTACGCCTTAAACTATTTAAGGGATCCGTTAAGGTAGTGGGGCGTACATCCCCTAATTCGCTCTACGAGTTAAAGCTAGCTACCTACGAGGCTTGGAGTACCTTCGACCAGTCATGGGCTAAAGGCTTCATAGAGCTTTGGGGCCTTCAAACAGGGATCGCGAACCGAATGGTTAAAAGGAAGGTGGATTATTGGAAATCTTAA
- the argH gene encoding argininosuccinate lyase, with amino-acid sequence MEILRGSRLQPQPLDVASFTSSVASDTWLIQAVIRINQAHVLMLFEQGLLNAHEASSLLKALEEVPPDLPLDPSLEDVHMNVELFVTKKLGEEVGGKLHLAKSRNDQVATAIRMVLREQLLGIVEKTISLVETLLKRAEEHLNTPMPGYTHLQHAQPVTLAHYLLAYADSFTRSSERLMDSYRRVNRCPMGAAALATTSFKLDRFRVAELLGFEGLIENSMDAVSARDFAVEVLAGMAVLMTDLSRLCEELILWSTAEFGFVDIPDEYASTSSIMPHKKNPVVAELIRAKAGTVYGSLMAALSILKALPMSYNLDLQELTPHLWEACRNTSSSVSMAVGMLKSIRFNVKRLREVLNRSQVEATELANLLVRSLGIPFRQAHKAVGSLVRYAESKSTLIKDLPLNEVKDVLSRELNRPVKLDDELVKVLNPEFNLDLYRVTGGPAPVEVRRMLDQRVRVLSDLSATVKSKRSHISDSLAKLKSLVNSLTSAP; translated from the coding sequence TTGGAAATCTTAAGAGGTAGCCGCCTCCAGCCACAACCCTTAGACGTAGCCTCCTTCACGTCGTCCGTAGCTAGCGATACTTGGCTTATCCAGGCGGTTATACGCATAAACCAAGCCCACGTTTTAATGCTATTCGAGCAGGGCCTACTTAACGCCCATGAAGCCTCAAGCCTCCTAAAGGCCCTTGAAGAAGTACCGCCCGACCTACCGCTCGACCCAAGCCTCGAAGACGTACATATGAACGTAGAGCTCTTCGTAACCAAGAAGCTAGGAGAGGAAGTAGGCGGTAAGCTCCATTTAGCTAAGAGTAGGAACGACCAGGTAGCTACCGCCATAAGGATGGTTCTACGGGAGCAGCTATTAGGCATCGTGGAGAAAACCATAAGCCTAGTGGAAACCCTACTTAAACGAGCTGAAGAACATCTAAACACCCCTATGCCTGGTTATACCCACCTACAACATGCTCAACCCGTTACCTTAGCCCACTACCTACTAGCTTACGCCGACTCCTTTACGCGGAGCTCCGAGAGGCTAATGGATTCCTATAGGCGTGTAAATAGGTGCCCTATGGGGGCCGCTGCTTTAGCAACCACTAGCTTTAAACTAGATAGGTTTAGGGTCGCCGAGCTCTTAGGCTTCGAAGGGCTTATCGAGAACTCCATGGATGCCGTTAGCGCTAGGGATTTCGCCGTGGAGGTCTTAGCCGGGATGGCCGTGTTGATGACCGATTTAAGTAGGTTATGCGAAGAGTTAATCCTATGGAGTACGGCGGAGTTCGGCTTCGTCGATATACCGGACGAATACGCTTCAACGAGCAGTATAATGCCGCATAAGAAGAACCCGGTTGTAGCGGAGCTTATAAGGGCGAAGGCCGGTACGGTTTACGGCAGCTTAATGGCCGCCCTATCAATCCTTAAAGCCCTCCCCATGAGCTACAACCTAGACCTTCAGGAGCTAACCCCACACCTCTGGGAGGCTTGTAGAAATACCTCCTCATCGGTTTCAATGGCCGTCGGCATGCTTAAATCTATTAGGTTTAATGTTAAGCGGCTAAGGGAGGTTTTAAACAGGAGCCAGGTGGAAGCTACAGAACTAGCCAACCTATTAGTTCGAAGCTTAGGCATCCCGTTTAGGCAGGCGCATAAAGCCGTAGGTAGCCTCGTAAGGTACGCTGAATCCAAGAGTACCCTCATAAAGGACCTACCGTTAAACGAGGTTAAGGATGTTTTAAGTAGGGAGTTAAACCGCCCCGTTAAACTGGACGATGAACTCGTTAAGGTCTTAAACCCGGAGTTCAACCTAGACCTTTACCGCGTAACCGGTGGACCGGCACCGGTCGAGGTTAGAAGGATGCTGGATCAACGCGTTAGGGTCTTAAGCGATTTAAGCGCTACAGTTAAAAGTAAGCGTTCCCATATTAGTGACTCCTTAGCAAAGCTTAAGAGCCTCGTAAACTCCTTGACCTCCGCCCCTTAG
- a CDS encoding type II secretion system F family protein, producing MKRFSRRRGRVEAGAKGFHAFAFRVLGGRVSWLEAQLTGLDDALRKAGMRITLRAYVSLMVLLSFLAATTTFVSSYFILDLFIKVLTQKILLSFGFSLIVWVVVFYASYIYPKGVASTRRRYMEVELPFVVSHMAVLAAAGITPERIFKSLADLNIKAISDEARNIIRDVELFGYDVLEAISRAAKRSPSSGFAEVLRGVVSTSSAGGDLKRYLLTEARRFMRLKRIEIRRSITSLSVVSEVYIGGAVIGPLILILMLSMMSLVGAAVFGLSLELIMMIVVYVLTPAILVIMLILMDAFMVKV from the coding sequence ATGAAGAGGTTTTCAAGGCGCCGCGGAAGGGTTGAAGCCGGGGCTAAGGGGTTCCACGCCTTCGCCTTTAGAGTGCTTGGGGGAAGGGTTAGCTGGCTAGAAGCCCAGTTAACCGGGCTTGACGACGCCTTAAGGAAGGCGGGTATGAGGATTACGCTGAGGGCTTACGTCAGCTTAATGGTTCTCCTATCGTTTTTAGCGGCTACAACTACGTTCGTCTCGAGCTACTTCATCCTCGACCTGTTTATTAAGGTTTTAACGCAGAAAATCCTATTAAGCTTCGGCTTCTCACTTATCGTTTGGGTAGTGGTTTTCTACGCCTCATACATATACCCGAAGGGTGTTGCTTCGACTAGGAGGAGGTATATGGAGGTTGAGCTACCCTTCGTAGTTAGCCATATGGCCGTATTAGCCGCGGCCGGGATAACTCCTGAGAGGATTTTTAAGTCGTTGGCCGACTTAAACATTAAGGCGATATCCGATGAGGCTAGGAACATCATTAGGGACGTGGAGCTCTTCGGTTACGACGTACTCGAAGCCATTAGTAGAGCAGCTAAACGCTCCCCTTCATCGGGCTTCGCGGAGGTCCTTCGAGGCGTAGTATCGACTTCGAGCGCCGGAGGCGACCTTAAAAGGTACCTATTAACGGAGGCTAGGCGCTTCATGAGGCTGAAGAGGATAGAGATTAGACGTAGTATCACTAGTCTATCCGTAGTTTCAGAGGTATATATAGGAGGCGCGGTGATAGGACCGCTCATATTGATACTTATGCTCTCCATGATGTCCCTAGTAGGAGCCGCCGTTTTCGGGTTAAGCTTGGAGTTGATCATGATGATCGTCGTCTACGTTTTAACCCCCGCTATTCTAGTTATAATGCTTATCCTAATGGACGCCTTCATGGTTAAGGTGTGA
- the lysX gene encoding lysine biosynthesis protein LysX, which produces MKILLLQDRVRWEEKQIMAAAQSRGVNLKPLDAKDVVVDFDFLREVKADIALQRCVSHFRGLYLTAALEAANLRVVNSFATMHVCGDKLLSSIALFKAGVPSPSFAATFTVESALKALTRLNYPAVSKPVVGSHGRLLSLVKDRDAAIAILEHEEALGSALHRIHYFQEFIDKPSRDIRIVVVGGKAVAAIYRYAPQGEWRTNVAIGGTAKPCPLTNELEGLALKAAKAMNAEVAGVDIMEKGDELLVNEVNPTVEFRGASLATNVDIAGEIVDYLIREVKR; this is translated from the coding sequence ATGAAGATATTACTACTCCAAGATAGGGTTCGCTGGGAGGAGAAGCAGATAATGGCCGCGGCGCAAAGTAGAGGGGTTAACCTTAAGCCCTTAGACGCTAAGGACGTAGTGGTTGACTTCGACTTCTTAAGGGAGGTTAAAGCTGACATAGCGCTACAGAGGTGCGTAAGCCATTTTAGAGGCCTCTACTTAACGGCAGCTTTAGAGGCAGCTAATCTTAGGGTGGTAAATAGCTTCGCCACGATGCACGTATGCGGCGATAAACTATTATCCTCCATAGCCCTATTTAAGGCCGGGGTACCTAGCCCTAGCTTCGCGGCTACCTTCACCGTGGAGTCAGCCTTAAAGGCGTTAACTAGGTTAAACTACCCAGCAGTTTCAAAACCGGTGGTAGGTAGCCACGGCCGCCTCCTCTCCCTAGTGAAGGATCGGGACGCGGCGATAGCCATACTTGAACACGAGGAAGCATTAGGTAGCGCGTTACACCGTATCCACTACTTCCAAGAGTTTATAGATAAACCCTCAAGGGACATAAGGATCGTGGTTGTAGGCGGTAAAGCCGTAGCCGCCATCTACAGGTACGCGCCTCAGGGTGAATGGAGGACGAACGTAGCCATAGGTGGTACCGCTAAACCCTGCCCCCTCACTAATGAGCTTGAGGGGTTAGCCCTTAAAGCCGCTAAAGCAATGAACGCCGAGGTAGCCGGCGTAGACATAATGGAGAAGGGCGACGAACTCCTAGTTAACGAGGTAAACCCAACGGTTGAGTTTAGGGGGGCATCCTTAGCGACCAACGTCGATATAGCCGGTGAAATAGTAGACTACCTTATTAGGGAGGTAAAGCGTTAA
- a CDS encoding Lrp/AsnC ligand binding domain-containing protein, whose protein sequence is MDGLTLAFVLINSETGAEEEVLKELVKVDEVKEAYSVYGVYDIIVKVEAPDLDKLKEVVHSKIRRIAKVRSTLTMIAMETAKK, encoded by the coding sequence GTGGATGGGTTGACATTAGCCTTCGTACTTATAAATAGTGAAACGGGTGCTGAGGAGGAGGTCTTAAAGGAGCTCGTCAAGGTAGATGAGGTTAAGGAGGCGTATAGCGTTTACGGCGTTTACGACATAATAGTAAAGGTGGAGGCCCCAGACCTAGATAAGCTTAAGGAGGTAGTACACTCCAAGATTAGGAGGATCGCCAAGGTTAGATCCACGCTAACCATGATCGCGATGGAAACGGCTAAGAAGTAA
- a CDS encoding type II secretion system F family protein, with protein MPGIPKRVKKAVLAASLLAALTLLAVNVWFHVLLTSQPVAFDNYVVLIILVALAPYGVLDYVDTSWRRKIDEYLPELLSDIAEAQRTGMTLPTAFEAAAKKHYGPLSREVRKLVVQMSWGATLENALQLLANRVGTMLARRMANLMSDALRFGAITSDVMDLAANYVRSVHLLEKERAAELRIYVIIIYVAFLVFAYCVVILLTTFFYRVSPVATGFVAGMMIPAGQIRRLFFHMALIQAVMSGLAAGKMSTGSIVAGVKHVCVLVVAAFAIFNWLAPPP; from the coding sequence ATGCCGGGTATCCCTAAGAGGGTTAAAAAAGCGGTATTAGCGGCTTCACTACTCGCCGCTTTAACATTACTAGCGGTTAACGTATGGTTCCACGTACTCCTTACAAGTCAACCGGTGGCCTTCGATAACTACGTAGTCCTTATAATACTCGTAGCTTTAGCACCTTACGGGGTTCTCGACTACGTAGATACTTCGTGGAGGCGTAAAATCGACGAGTACCTACCCGAGCTTCTCTCAGATATAGCTGAGGCGCAGAGAACAGGTATGACATTGCCTACGGCTTTCGAAGCGGCGGCTAAGAAGCACTACGGGCCCTTAAGTAGGGAGGTTAGAAAACTGGTTGTTCAAATGTCTTGGGGGGCTACCTTGGAGAATGCTTTACAGCTACTAGCTAACCGCGTAGGAACCATGTTAGCTAGGAGGATGGCGAACTTAATGAGCGACGCCCTTAGGTTCGGGGCTATTACCTCGGACGTCATGGATCTAGCGGCTAACTACGTTAGAAGCGTACACCTACTCGAGAAGGAGAGGGCTGCTGAACTCCGTATCTACGTGATAATAATATACGTAGCCTTCCTAGTATTCGCTTACTGCGTAGTAATCCTTCTAACTACGTTCTTCTACCGCGTAAGCCCTGTTGCGACCGGCTTCGTAGCGGGGATGATGATACCGGCGGGCCAAATACGTAGGCTCTTCTTCCACATGGCGCTCATACAGGCCGTTATGAGCGGGTTAGCCGCTGGTAAAATGTCCACCGGTAGTATAGTAGCTGGAGTTAAACATGTATGCGTACTCGTCGTAGCCGCTTTCGCGATCTTCAACTGGTTAGCCCCTCCGCCTTGA
- a CDS encoding redox-regulated ATPase YchF has protein sequence MVLIGLIGKTNTGKTTFFNAATLLSAEVSTYPFTTKRPEVGIAYVQTPCVCREFKVKDNPRNSTCIDGWRFIPIQIMDLPGLIKGAWTGRGLGNQFLSAAMSADALLHIVDASGSIDEDGEIAEPGTGDPLKDAYDIEEEILIWLLRVVEGNKGKILRMLSSGKGLAGALSAVLSGLKIREVDVVKALVKAGLQEKDFKEWSREELKQFVKELRWISKPTLIVANKMDLPQADENYKRLVEAFGYTMVVSCSAEAELALRRAELAGLIRYIPGDELFKVVEESKLTSKQRWALDYVQRRVFDRYFRTGVQFAINFAIFKLLRMNVVYPVEDEGRLSDGKGNVLPDAYLMPPDSTVFNLAEQIHTELAKSMMYAIDVRSGVRLPKEYVLRDRDVVKIVTTVKKK, from the coding sequence ATGGTTTTAATAGGCCTCATAGGTAAGACTAATACGGGTAAAACTACGTTTTTTAACGCCGCGACCTTGCTTAGCGCCGAGGTATCTACATACCCCTTTACCACGAAGCGGCCCGAAGTAGGGATAGCCTACGTACAAACCCCGTGCGTATGCCGCGAGTTTAAGGTTAAGGATAATCCCCGTAACTCGACCTGTATAGATGGATGGCGCTTTATACCTATCCAGATAATGGATTTACCGGGCTTAATAAAAGGGGCTTGGACTGGTAGGGGGCTAGGTAATCAGTTCTTAAGCGCGGCTATGTCCGCCGACGCCTTACTACATATTGTCGACGCCTCCGGGAGTATAGATGAGGACGGCGAAATAGCTGAACCGGGAACCGGCGATCCGTTAAAGGACGCCTACGATATTGAGGAGGAAATACTAATTTGGCTACTTCGCGTAGTCGAGGGGAATAAGGGTAAAATCCTAAGGATGCTATCCTCAGGTAAAGGCTTAGCCGGGGCGCTTAGCGCTGTGCTTTCAGGGCTGAAGATCAGGGAGGTGGATGTAGTTAAGGCGTTGGTTAAAGCAGGGCTTCAAGAGAAGGACTTTAAGGAGTGGAGTAGGGAGGAGTTAAAGCAGTTCGTTAAGGAGTTAAGGTGGATATCTAAGCCAACCCTTATAGTGGCTAATAAGATGGACCTACCCCAAGCTGATGAGAACTATAAGAGGCTAGTGGAGGCCTTCGGGTACACCATGGTGGTTAGTTGCTCCGCCGAGGCTGAACTAGCCTTAAGGCGGGCTGAGCTGGCGGGCTTAATAAGGTATATACCTGGAGACGAGCTGTTTAAGGTTGTTGAGGAGTCGAAGCTAACTAGTAAGCAGAGGTGGGCTTTAGACTACGTTCAGCGGAGGGTTTTCGATAGGTACTTTAGAACAGGGGTTCAGTTCGCAATTAACTTCGCCATCTTTAAACTACTACGTATGAACGTGGTCTACCCCGTAGAGGATGAAGGAAGGCTTTCGGACGGGAAGGGGAACGTTCTTCCGGACGCCTACCTAATGCCCCCGGACTCCACGGTCTTTAACCTAGCCGAACAGATCCATACGGAGCTAGCGAAGAGTATGATGTACGCCATCGACGTTAGAAGCGGAGTACGCCTACCTAAGGAGTACGTATTAAGGGATCGTGACGTGGTAAAAATCGTAACAACGGTAAAGAAGAAGTAG
- a CDS encoding type II/IV secretion system ATPase subunit: MERLNEAKGEASVAVVRRQLNIISMSPVYEPYAYTAIAIDPATKKMNYVVIEPTLLDDEKRILARIKEALMDELDVDLKSLADIKSAEKYLRDAVERIVKKYKIKLPYPETLNKLLYYAIRDFVGYGKIDAFMRDHMVEDISCDGVGIPIYVWHREYESLPTNVVFESDEELNSFVIRLAYRCGKHVSIAQPILDAALPDGSRVNITYSREVSRRGSSFTIRRFRSDPLTISDLIMFNTLSAEMAAYYWMLIEHKLSLIVAGGTATGKTTLLNCLAMFIKPDYKIITVEDTAELNIPHENWLSMVTRTGWATGVAEVTIFDLLKTALRQRPDYVVVGEVRGAEAYTLFHAMATGHGGLCSIHADSVQAVIHRLESEPMNIPRSLLTLLDDVILLKRVQVGGKPVRRIAVNTEIVALDPKTKEILTSDTYTWNPHGDTYTFSGRSYVLEKIVKMSNLSLDEVREELARRRLVLEWMVRKGIRSFKEVGAVVKEYYADPAKTYRRARMDLT, translated from the coding sequence GTGGAGCGCTTGAATGAAGCTAAAGGTGAAGCTAGTGTAGCTGTAGTTAGGCGGCAGCTAAACATAATTAGTATGAGCCCCGTCTACGAGCCTTACGCGTATACGGCTATAGCTATTGACCCGGCCACTAAGAAGATGAACTACGTGGTGATCGAGCCAACACTACTTGATGATGAGAAGAGGATCCTAGCTAGGATAAAGGAGGCGTTAATGGATGAGCTCGACGTGGATTTGAAGTCGCTAGCCGATATTAAATCGGCTGAGAAATACCTTAGAGACGCCGTTGAGCGGATTGTTAAAAAGTATAAAATTAAACTACCATACCCTGAAACTTTAAACAAGCTCCTATACTACGCCATTCGGGACTTCGTAGGGTACGGTAAGATCGACGCTTTCATGCGTGACCATATGGTTGAGGATATAAGCTGCGACGGTGTAGGTATACCTATATACGTTTGGCATCGTGAATACGAATCGCTTCCAACGAACGTGGTTTTCGAGAGCGATGAAGAACTTAACTCCTTCGTTATTAGGTTAGCTTATCGCTGCGGTAAACACGTATCGATAGCGCAACCCATACTTGACGCCGCCCTACCTGATGGTAGCCGCGTCAATATAACCTATAGTAGGGAGGTTTCACGTAGGGGTTCCTCGTTCACCATAAGGAGGTTTAGGTCCGATCCGCTAACCATTAGCGACCTAATAATGTTTAATACGCTATCAGCCGAGATGGCGGCTTACTACTGGATGCTTATTGAGCATAAGCTATCCTTAATAGTAGCTGGAGGTACGGCGACGGGTAAAACTACGCTTCTAAACTGCTTAGCCATGTTTATTAAGCCCGACTATAAGATCATAACTGTTGAGGATACGGCTGAACTTAACATTCCGCATGAGAACTGGCTTTCAATGGTTACTAGGACCGGGTGGGCTACCGGTGTAGCTGAAGTTACGATCTTCGACCTCCTAAAAACGGCGTTAAGGCAACGCCCGGACTACGTAGTGGTAGGCGAGGTGAGGGGGGCTGAAGCCTATACGTTGTTCCACGCTATGGCCACCGGCCACGGAGGCCTATGCTCCATTCACGCGGATAGTGTTCAAGCCGTTATACATAGGTTGGAGTCGGAGCCTATGAACATCCCTAGGTCCCTACTAACCCTCCTAGACGACGTTATACTCCTTAAGAGGGTTCAGGTAGGCGGGAAACCGGTTAGACGTATTGCCGTTAACACAGAGATAGTAGCTTTAGACCCTAAAACCAAGGAGATATTAACTAGCGATACGTATACGTGGAACCCGCATGGCGATACCTATACTTTTAGCGGTAGGAGCTATGTCCTAGAGAAGATAGTGAAGATGAGTAACTTAAGCCTAGACGAAGTTAGGGAGGAGCTAGCTAGGCGTCGGCTCGTTTTGGAATGGATGGTTAGGAAGGGTATAAGGAGCTTTAAGGAGGTAGGCGCAGTCGTAAAGGAGTATTACGCGGATCCGGCGAAAACGTATAGAAGGGCGAGGATGGATCTAACTTAA
- a CDS encoding RimK family alpha-L-glutamate ligase, with product MVSKTAWEHGLKVVDDPDSIRICANKIHQYKLFDRFNIPHIQTIFLGREELYRRRIQEVFEVLGKPVVIKAPYTNFSKYVEKASCEASFRKVAKRFFRRSDFIVVQRFTPTSFDWRIGVLNGQVLYACKYMMPRGTWKHGVKRRGKPSFIWGRTIPLKRCNVPQKLKEIAVKACSIIGRGLYGVDVKEVNGDYLVVEVNDNPTILSGYEDRRDKDVYEKIIRYLAD from the coding sequence GTGGTTTCTAAAACCGCTTGGGAGCACGGCTTAAAGGTTGTTGACGACCCTGACTCAATAAGGATATGCGCCAATAAGATACATCAGTATAAGCTTTTCGACCGGTTTAATATTCCCCATATTCAAACGATATTCTTAGGCAGGGAGGAGCTTTACCGTAGGAGGATTCAGGAGGTTTTCGAGGTTCTCGGTAAACCCGTCGTGATAAAGGCGCCCTACACGAACTTCTCTAAGTACGTGGAGAAGGCCTCCTGCGAAGCAAGCTTCCGTAAGGTCGCGAAGAGGTTCTTTAGAAGGTCGGACTTCATCGTCGTACAAAGGTTTACACCGACCAGCTTCGACTGGAGGATTGGCGTTCTTAACGGTCAAGTGTTATACGCGTGTAAGTATATGATGCCGAGGGGTACGTGGAAGCACGGCGTGAAGCGCCGGGGGAAGCCGAGCTTCATCTGGGGTAGGACGATACCGTTAAAGAGGTGCAACGTCCCTCAGAAGCTGAAGGAAATAGCTGTAAAGGCCTGCAGTATAATCGGTCGAGGGCTTTACGGGGTTGACGTTAAGGAGGTTAATGGAGACTACCTAGTAGTGGAGGTTAACGATAACCCGACCATACTAAGCGGCTACGAGGATCGAAGGGATAAGGACGTATACGAGAAAATTATAAGGTACCTAGCGGATTAA
- a CDS encoding YkgJ family cysteine cluster protein, whose product MSDVRQKDFFNVCGRCVIECCRNAKPPITSRREEAITTYLKKQGIGIEQPFIHGDYTFPREDADGYCVFYDKKSRRCLIHPVKPETCVAGPITFDVNSASRKIEWYIKMEKICPLAGVMLRDVELLKEHIKTAKGEILRLIRELKPEALRSILKREEPDTFKIGEDDVDEDVLRALNVDTAST is encoded by the coding sequence ATGTCGGACGTTAGGCAAAAGGACTTCTTTAACGTCTGCGGTAGATGCGTAATTGAATGCTGCCGTAACGCTAAACCCCCCATAACGTCGAGGCGTGAGGAAGCCATAACAACGTACCTGAAGAAGCAAGGCATCGGTATAGAGCAACCCTTCATACACGGAGACTACACGTTTCCAAGGGAGGATGCTGACGGCTACTGCGTATTCTACGATAAGAAGTCGAGGAGATGCCTAATCCACCCCGTAAAACCGGAAACCTGCGTAGCGGGCCCCATAACCTTCGACGTAAATAGTGCATCTAGGAAGATCGAATGGTACATTAAAATGGAGAAGATATGCCCCCTAGCCGGGGTTATGTTAAGGGACGTGGAACTATTAAAGGAGCATATTAAAACGGCTAAGGGCGAGATTTTAAGGCTTATCCGCGAACTTAAACCTGAAGCCTTAAGATCCATACTGAAACGCGAAGAACCGGATACCTTTAAAATAGGAGAGGACGATGTAGACGAAGACGTATTAAGGGCTTTAAACGTGGATACCGCTTCAACCTAG
- a CDS encoding RimK-like ATPgrasp N-terminal domain-containing protein → MLYVLVVSSMELEADEDDNDIIVMRPSEFLRSSARYDLVVNVNNDYRYMKTGYYVSLHAEVLNSRVIPLTRDILDAYRTPILLTRASKAGVPVLPYVVTDSVEQVVSTLNLPVVVFAVNPFMFGRFKIARSKASLYRAVKSLTMNHRYAVCVQPLIGDLTAYKSFFGRSTVDDEEVCGVSKKVYDVFNIPICKLLVQRVNGKAYLCDLQVLRADEITPSDLEIITLEILQIPRRPV, encoded by the coding sequence GTGCTTTACGTGCTGGTCGTATCCAGCATGGAGCTAGAGGCCGATGAAGACGATAATGATATTATCGTAATGAGGCCTTCGGAGTTCCTTAGGTCCTCGGCTAGATACGATCTCGTCGTTAACGTTAATAACGACTACAGGTATATGAAGACCGGTTACTACGTTTCACTCCACGCTGAAGTATTGAATAGTAGGGTTATACCTTTAACCAGGGATATCCTCGACGCCTATAGAACGCCCATACTACTTACTAGGGCTTCTAAAGCAGGGGTTCCCGTACTACCCTACGTAGTAACAGACTCGGTGGAGCAGGTAGTATCCACCTTAAACCTCCCGGTAGTCGTATTCGCGGTTAACCCCTTTATGTTTGGCCGCTTTAAGATCGCGCGTAGTAAAGCGTCGCTTTATAGAGCAGTTAAAAGCTTAACCATGAACCATAGGTATGCTGTCTGCGTACAGCCATTAATAGGGGATTTAACAGCTTATAAATCCTTTTTCGGTAGGAGCACGGTGGACGATGAGGAGGTTTGCGGCGTATCTAAGAAGGTTTACGACGTATTTAACATTCCGATCTGCAAACTTCTCGTTCAAAGGGTTAACGGTAAAGCCTACCTATGCGACCTTCAAGTCTTGAGAGCAGATGAGATTACGCCCTCCGACCTAGAAATCATTACGCTTGAAATACTCCAAATCCCCCGGAGGCCGGTTTAA